One Methanococcus aeolicus Nankai-3 DNA segment encodes these proteins:
- the hisC gene encoding histidinol-phosphate transaminase, with protein sequence MTIDNKIRHIVKEFKAYVPGKSKEEIARNYNINPDEIIKLGSNENPWGSSPKIKEEILKELPNIHQYPEPVNPILMEELSKFTNIPKENIVVGGDGADEIIDTMMRILIDKDDEVIIPIPTFTQYRISAKIYGANIKYAKFDKEKDFKLDVDSVLNNITDKTKIIFLCTPNNPTGNIIDKKDIEKIINSTDALVMIDHAYIEYSKEEYDLTEFALKYDNVLILRTFSKVFGLAGQRIGYGITSKKIVDYMMRVKPIFSITRLSQICAITALRDKEFFEKSKNDGIKSMEILYNGLKEFKELKVYPSEANYLLVEVKNGMSSGEFCVELLKRGVIVRDCKSFEGLDGEYVRVAIGTFEEDRRFLEILKEIVN encoded by the coding sequence ATGACAATAGATAATAAAATAAGACATATTGTAAAGGAATTTAAAGCTTATGTGCCTGGAAAATCTAAGGAAGAAATAGCACGAAATTATAATATAAATCCCGACGAAATTATAAAATTAGGCTCTAATGAAAATCCATGGGGGAGCTCCCCGAAAATAAAAGAGGAAATATTAAAAGAATTACCTAATATACATCAATATCCAGAGCCAGTAAATCCAATACTCATGGAGGAATTAAGTAAATTTACAAATATTCCAAAGGAAAATATAGTAGTTGGTGGAGATGGTGCTGATGAGATAATAGATACAATGATGAGGATTTTAATAGATAAAGATGATGAGGTAATTATTCCAATACCAACTTTTACACAGTATAGAATATCTGCAAAAATATATGGTGCAAATATAAAATATGCAAAATTTGATAAGGAAAAAGATTTCAAATTAGATGTGGATAGTGTTTTAAACAACATCACAGATAAAACAAAAATTATATTCTTATGTACTCCAAACAACCCCACCGGAAATATAATTGATAAAAAAGATATTGAAAAAATCATAAATTCAACAGATGCCCTTGTAATGATAGACCATGCATATATTGAATATTCAAAAGAAGAATATGATTTAACAGAATTTGCATTAAAATATGACAATGTTTTAATTTTAAGAACTTTTTCAAAGGTATTTGGTTTAGCAGGGCAAAGAATTGGCTACGGTATCACCAGTAAAAAAATTGTAGATTATATGATGAGAGTTAAACCAATATTCAGCATAACCAGATTAAGCCAAATTTGTGCCATTACAGCACTAAGGGATAAAGAATTTTTTGAAAAATCAAAAAATGACGGTATAAAAAGCATGGAAATATTATATAATGGTTTAAAAGAATTTAAGGAGTTAAAAGTTTATCCTTCCGAAGCAAATTATTTACTTGTGGAAGTTAAAAATGGCATGAGCTCTGGTGAGTTTTGCGTGGAGCTCCTGAAAAGAGGGGTAATTGTAAGAGATTGTAAATCTTTTGAAGGACTTGATGGGGAATATGTAAGGGTTGCCATTGGAACATTTGAAGAAGATAGAAGATTTTTAGAGATTTTAAAGGAGATTGTTAATTAA
- a CDS encoding 2-phosphoglycerate kinase, producing the protein MEQLNKKLNKIMVVGKNYEMPFSKGILARSLTAIGMKPTQSYKLASEIESILKKEGITSILMDDLRTRVYYHLLTKNYDTIAEKYLLWRNILKKHPIIILIGGASGVGTSTIAFELASRLGIPSVMGTDSIREVIRRSISKDLVPVLYNSSYDAWKSLRLPVENFGCDKHIIGFERHIEPVLIGIEGIIDRSLTEGSSIIIEGTHIVPGIMSEKYSLMPNIITIVLTLSSEEMHKQRFSARAKVSARPMERYIDNFKIIRKINDYIVENAKYQNTPVIENISISDSVNNVLEIISDRFESIENMDNE; encoded by the coding sequence ATGGAACAATTAAACAAAAAATTGAATAAAATAATGGTCGTAGGTAAAAATTACGAAATGCCATTTTCAAAAGGAATTTTAGCAAGGTCATTAACAGCGATAGGTATGAAACCAACTCAATCATATAAATTAGCAAGCGAAATAGAATCAATACTAAAAAAAGAAGGCATAACATCTATTTTAATGGATGACCTTAGAACAAGGGTATATTATCACCTCCTAACAAAAAACTACGATACCATAGCAGAAAAATATCTATTATGGAGAAATATTTTAAAAAAGCACCCTATCATAATACTTATTGGAGGGGCAAGTGGTGTTGGAACCTCCACCATAGCATTTGAATTAGCATCTCGTTTAGGTATCCCAAGCGTCATGGGGACAGATTCTATACGGGAAGTGATTAGAAGAAGTATTTCAAAGGATTTGGTGCCTGTGTTATATAATTCATCATATGATGCATGGAAATCCCTTAGACTTCCGGTGGAAAATTTTGGATGCGATAAGCACATAATAGGATTTGAACGGCATATTGAGCCAGTATTAATCGGCATAGAGGGAATTATAGATAGAAGTTTGACTGAGGGGTCCAGTATAATTATAGAGGGAACCCATATAGTCCCAGGCATAATGTCTGAAAAATATTCGTTGATGCCAAATATAATTACTATTGTATTAACGCTGAGCTCCGAAGAAATGCACAAACAAAGATTTTCTGCAAGGGCAAAAGTTAGTGCAAGACCCATGGAAAGATATATAGATAATTTTAAAATAATACGGAAAATAAATGATTATATTGTGGAAAATGCAAAATATCAAAATACTCCAGTAATTGAAAATATTTCGATTAGTGATAGTGTAAATAATGTATTAGAAATAATATCTGATAGATTCGAGTCCATTGAAAATATGGATAATGAATAA
- a CDS encoding universal stress protein — MPYEKILVPTDSSAVSLEAANQALEIAKAMNSKVHAVYVVDIVPFVGLPTEGLWESMKEILEEEGMEALQKIEKMAKEMGVNMTSKVLEGSPSNEIVKYAENEKIDLIVIGTTGKSGLDKILLGSVAEKVSKKAHCPVLLVKKTDKEE, encoded by the coding sequence ATGCCATACGAAAAGATATTAGTTCCAACAGATAGTTCTGCTGTTTCATTAGAAGCCGCAAATCAGGCTCTTGAAATAGCAAAGGCAATGAATTCAAAGGTTCATGCAGTATATGTTGTGGATATTGTTCCATTTGTAGGACTTCCTACGGAAGGACTTTGGGAGAGTATGAAAGAGATATTGGAAGAAGAAGGAATGGAAGCCTTACAAAAAATAGAAAAAATGGCCAAGGAAATGGGCGTAAATATGACTTCCAAAGTTCTTGAAGGTAGTCCATCAAATGAAATAGTAAAATATGCCGAAAACGAAAAAATAGATTTAATTGTCATAGGGACCACTGGAAAATCTGGTTTAGATAAAATATTACTTGGAAGTGTTGCCGAAAAAGTTAGTAAAAAGGCACATTGTCCGGTGCTTTTGGTAAAAAAGACAGATAAAGAAGAATAA
- a CDS encoding SPFH domain-containing protein, producing MANYRIIIILGVVLMGASLFSSYYIIDSTEVGIVKTFGKVNPEPVESGIHFKIPIVQDVVRMNIYEKNMDMVENNGNAVKVLTREGLPVVIDLSVQYKINPKYAPELYLSVKNPEPWMTSRIRAKVRDIISEYSTDELYGEKRTEVQQKINTEIDKEFNDKGIIVTAVLIRNIDLPQQVEQAIERKMKSKQEAEQMKYEVQRAKTEAEKKIVEAQGQANATRILAKAIRENPEILEYKKLDALKEMASNDNKVFIVPSSNDLILNVDNK from the coding sequence TTGGCAAATTATAGGATTATAATAATACTGGGTGTTGTATTAATGGGGGCTTCGCTTTTCTCCTCCTATTATATTATAGATAGCACCGAAGTAGGAATTGTAAAAACATTTGGGAAAGTAAATCCTGAACCAGTAGAATCAGGCATACATTTTAAAATTCCGATTGTACAGGATGTTGTAAGAATGAATATTTATGAAAAAAATATGGATATGGTTGAAAATAACGGAAATGCCGTTAAAGTTCTTACGCGAGAGGGGCTCCCCGTGGTTATTGATTTATCTGTGCAATATAAAATAAATCCAAAATATGCACCAGAATTATATTTAAGTGTTAAAAATCCAGAACCATGGATGACCAGTAGAATAAGGGCAAAGGTTAGAGATATAATTTCAGAATATAGCACTGATGAGCTTTACGGAGAGAAACGAACAGAGGTTCAGCAAAAAATAAACACAGAAATTGATAAAGAATTTAATGATAAAGGCATAATAGTTACAGCAGTTCTTATTAGAAATATTGACCTTCCCCAACAGGTTGAACAGGCAATTGAGCGAAAAATGAAATCTAAGCAAGAAGCTGAACAGATGAAATATGAAGTTCAAAGAGCCAAAACAGAGGCCGAAAAGAAAATCGTAGAGGCACAAGGGCAGGCGAATGCTACAAGAATATTGGCAAAAGCAATAAGGGAAAATCCCGAAATATTAGAGTATAAGAAATTAGATGCTTTAAAAGAGATGGCCTCAAATGATAATAAGGTATTTATTGTGCCGAGCTCTAATGATTTGATATTAAATGTAGATAATAAATAA
- a CDS encoding nicotinamide-nucleotide adenylyltransferase codes for MRALIIGRWQPFHNGHLSIIKEISNEVDEIIIGIGSAQKSHSLDNPFTAGERIMMIIKSLKKYNFPYYVIPIKDIEFNAVWVSYVEALTPPFDIVYSGNALVKELFEEKGYEVRKPKLYNRTEYSGTEIRKRIINNEDWKHLIPNGVINVIDEIDGENRIKRLNMKDYDIIE; via the coding sequence TTGAGAGCTCTTATCATAGGAAGATGGCAACCATTTCATAATGGACATCTGTCAATCATTAAGGAAATATCTAATGAAGTAGATGAAATTATTATTGGCATAGGAAGTGCTCAAAAAAGTCATTCCCTTGATAATCCATTTACAGCAGGGGAAAGAATTATGATGATAATAAAATCCCTCAAAAAGTATAATTTCCCATATTATGTAATACCAATTAAAGATATAGAATTTAATGCTGTGTGGGTATCATATGTAGAGGCATTAACTCCCCCTTTTGATATCGTATATTCTGGAAATGCTCTTGTGAAAGAATTATTTGAAGAAAAAGGATATGAGGTTAGAAAACCAAAATTATATAATAGAACAGAATATTCTGGAACTGAAATAAGAAAAAGAATAATAAATAATGAAGATTGGAAGCATCTCATACCAAATGGTGTGATAAATGTTATTGACGAAATAGATGGAGAAAATAGAATAAAAAGGCTAAATATGAAAGATTATGATATCATAGAATAA
- a CDS encoding tyrosine-type recombinase/integrase, translating into MQSINLKPDVDLKEGVFKIKNTKGKVERDGVYSEDTLNALVDYIKYNLNQGEEDYIFQNHMGERITTEG; encoded by the coding sequence ATCCAAAGTATAAATTTAAAACCGGATGTAGATTTAAAGGAAGGTGTTTTTAAAATAAAAAATACAAAAGGAAAAGTAGAAAGGGATGGTGTATACTCGGAGGATACATTAAATGCACTGGTTGATTATATAAAATATAACCTCAATCAAGGAGAAGAAGATTATATATTTCAAAACCACATGGGAGAAAGAATAACAACGGAGGGATAA
- a CDS encoding flagellin has product MNLEHFSFLKNKKGAMGIGTLIIFIAMVLVAAVAASVLINTSGFLQQKASSTGKESTEQVASGIQILQISGMHNTTHMNNSAIYVTPNAGSSAIDLSQSIIILASGTSERTISYNISKAQSYDSITTGGSVFGSPVWDNLTSKDFGIIVIVDSDGSCQNITPVINKGDLVVLALNTADMDMTPRTIVTGLVRPEFGAPGVISYMTPATYINDVTVVRLQ; this is encoded by the coding sequence ATGAATCTGGAGCACTTTAGTTTTCTAAAAAATAAAAAAGGTGCTATGGGCATAGGTACATTAATTATATTTATCGCTATGGTATTAGTTGCAGCAGTTGCAGCAAGTGTGTTAATTAACACAAGCGGATTTTTGCAACAAAAAGCATCTTCCACAGGTAAAGAAAGCACCGAACAGGTAGCTAGTGGAATACAAATATTACAAATTAGTGGTATGCATAATACTACTCACATGAATAATTCTGCAATATATGTCACACCAAATGCAGGTAGTTCAGCAATTGATTTAAGCCAGTCTATTATTATTTTGGCAAGTGGTACATCAGAAAGAACTATTAGTTATAATATTTCAAAGGCACAAAGTTATGATTCAATAACAACTGGCGGTTCAGTATTTGGGTCACCAGTATGGGATAACCTAACTTCAAAAGACTTTGGCATAATTGTAATAGTAGATTCAGATGGATCATGCCAAAATATTACCCCAGTTATAAATAAAGGAGACCTTGTAGTATTGGCATTGAATACCGCAGATATGGATATGACTCCTCGGACAATTGTAACTGGTTTAGTAAGGCCAGAGTTCGGAGCTCCGGGTGTGATATCATATATGACGCCTGCGACATATATTAATGATGTAACTGTGGTAAGGCTCCAATAA
- a CDS encoding flagellin has protein sequence MKILEFLKNKKGAMGIGTLIIFIAMVLVAAVAASVLINTSGFLQQKASSTGKESTEQVASGLEILQVTGLHNNTNINKTAIYISPNAGSSAIDLGETVTMISDGTSERMTNYNSSQYDTLVTGGSVFTSAAWTNLSSNDFGIIVIQDADGSCQAATPVINKGDIVVIALNTEGLSMGTRSIITGSVRPEFGAPGIISFTTPSTYLETVQIVSLQ, from the coding sequence ATGAAAATCCTTGAATTTTTAAAAAATAAAAAAGGTGCCATGGGCATAGGTACATTAATTATATTTATTGCCATGGTATTAGTTGCAGCAGTTGCAGCAAGTGTGTTAATTAACACAAGCGGATTTTTGCAACAAAAAGCATCTTCCACAGGTAAAGAAAGCACCGAACAGGTAGCTAGTGGACTCGAGATATTACAGGTTACGGGTTTGCATAATAATACCAACATAAATAAAACTGCAATATACATTTCACCAAATGCAGGTAGTTCAGCAATTGATTTGGGTGAAACTGTTACAATGATATCAGACGGAACCTCAGAAAGAATGACTAACTATAATTCTTCCCAGTATGATACATTAGTAACTGGCGGTTCAGTATTCACTTCGGCTGCATGGACAAATTTAAGTAGTAATGATTTCGGTATAATTGTAATTCAAGATGCAGATGGATCATGTCAAGCTGCTACTCCAGTTATAAATAAAGGAGACATTGTAGTAATTGCATTAAATACCGAAGGATTAAGTATGGGGACAAGGTCAATTATAACAGGTTCAGTAAGGCCAGAATTTGGAGCCCCTGGTATAATATCCTTTACAACGCCTTCAACATACTTAGAAACAGTTCAAATTGTGAGCCTCCAATAA
- a CDS encoding flagellin: MKILEFLKNKKGAMGIGTLIIFIAMVLVAAVAASVLINTSGFLQQKASSTGKESTEQVASGLEILQVTGLHNNTNINKTAIYISPNAGSSAIDLGETVTMISDGTSERMTNYNSSQYATLTTGGSVFDSTAWTNLNSNDFGIIVIQDADGSCQNITPVINKGDIVVIALNTEGLNMGTRSIITGSVRPEFGAPGIISFTTPSTYLETVQIVSLQ, translated from the coding sequence ATGAAAATCCTTGAATTTTTAAAAAATAAAAAAGGTGCCATGGGCATAGGTACATTAATTATATTTATTGCCATGGTATTGGTTGCAGCAGTTGCAGCAAGTGTGTTAATTAACACAAGCGGATTTTTGCAACAAAAAGCATCTTCCACAGGTAAAGAAAGCACCGAACAGGTAGCTAGTGGACTCGAGATATTACAGGTTACGGGTTTGCATAATAATACCAACATAAATAAAACTGCAATATACATTTCACCAAATGCAGGTAGTTCAGCAATTGATTTGGGTGAAACTGTTACAATGATATCAGACGGAACCTCAGAAAGAATGACTAACTATAATTCTTCCCAGTACGCTACATTAACAACTGGCGGTTCAGTATTCGATTCGACTGCATGGACAAATTTAAATAGTAATGATTTCGGTATAATTGTAATTCAAGATGCAGATGGATCATGCCAAAATATTACCCCCGTTATAAATAAAGGAGACATTGTAGTAATTGCATTAAATACCGAAGGATTAAATATGGGGACAAGGTCAATTATAACAGGTTCAGTAAGGCCAGAATTTGGAGCCCCTGGTATAATATCCTTTACAACGCCTTCAACATACTTAGAAACAGTTCAAATTGTGAGCCTCCAATAA
- a CDS encoding flagellin gives MKILEFLKNKKGAMGIGTLIIFIAMVLVAAVAASVLINTSGFLQQKASSTGKESTEQVASGLEILQVTGVHNNTNINKTAIYISPNAGSSAIDLGETVTMISDGTSERMTNYNSSQYATLTTGGSVFDSTAWTNLNSNDFGIIVIQDADGSCQNITPVINKGDIVVIALNTEGLNMGTRSIITGSVRPEFGAPGIISFTTPSTYLDTVKIVSLQ, from the coding sequence ATGAAAATCCTTGAATTTTTAAAAAATAAAAAAGGTGCCATGGGCATAGGTACATTAATTATATTTATTGCCATGGTATTAGTTGCAGCAGTTGCAGCAAGTGTGTTAATTAACACAAGCGGATTTTTGCAACAAAAAGCATCTTCCACAGGTAAAGAAAGCACCGAACAGGTAGCTAGTGGACTCGAGATATTACAGGTTACAGGTGTGCATAATAATACCAACATAAATAAAACTGCAATATACATTTCACCAAATGCAGGTAGTTCAGCAATTGATTTGGGTGAAACTGTTACAATGATATCAGACGGAACCTCAGAAAGAATGACTAACTATAATTCTTCCCAGTACGCTACATTAACAACTGGCGGTTCAGTATTCGATTCGACTGCATGGACAAATTTAAATAGTAATGATTTCGGTATAATTGTAATTCAAGATGCAGATGGATCATGCCAAAATATTACCCCCGTTATAAATAAAGGAGACATTGTAGTAATTGCATTAAATACCGAAGGATTAAATATGGGGACAAGGTCAATTATAACAGGTTCAGTAAGGCCAGAATTTGGAGCCCCTGGTATAATATCCTTTACAACGCCTTCAACATACTTAGACACAGTTAAAATTGTGAGCCTACAATAA
- a CDS encoding flagella accessory protein C, with the protein MPISNMINKIKNIFAKDKTRNNPPRNKSEEEENELWNEEEEINPTSETEELLARTGELESKIPRLEMTITSLKKENDELRDSIHKINENFQDVMSLYEVVSNQVNPFIGTSKITSNTIENIEKLENETEYLKTKVEGLHNDIVCLADLYLKQYDVDLDEIIEDILIDEEVSKIISGDDLNG; encoded by the coding sequence ATGCCAATATCCAATATGATCAATAAAATAAAAAACATATTTGCCAAAGATAAAACTAGGAATAATCCCCCTAGGAATAAATCCGAGGAAGAAGAAAATGAATTATGGAATGAAGAGGAGGAGATAAACCCAACATCTGAAACAGAAGAACTTCTTGCCAGAACAGGGGAACTTGAATCAAAAATTCCAAGATTGGAAATGACAATTACAAGCCTAAAAAAAGAGAATGATGAATTAAGAGATAGCATCCATAAAATAAATGAAAATTTTCAAGATGTTATGTCACTTTATGAGGTGGTTTCAAATCAGGTAAATCCATTTATAGGCACTTCAAAAATTACCTCAAATACTATTGAAAATATAGAGAAATTGGAAAATGAGACGGAATATCTTAAAACTAAAGTAGAAGGGTTGCATAATGATATTGTATGTCTCGCTGACTTATATTTAAAGCAATATGATGTAGATTTGGATGAAATTATCGAAGATATATTAATAGATGAAGAAGTCTCCAAAATAATATCAGGGGATGATTTAAATGGATAA
- a CDS encoding FlaD/FlaE family flagellar protein, which yields MPPNMEDYLTEDEVEEYLDGLNTKIPTFMVELLRKNLRDKKLNKDQLDRIVDRVFNIYMGKKPEDKKIKELNNKLNELSSKLDALLKLATISSATKISSELEEELNEKGQGKDGEIDVQDAILSDSEHIAINSDDADRVDESSDKNMVLGNEKDLSIVRSKNKVQGTYKLESLSEDPLSTVLAFKWIEFLAGRVGINNLMNMLDYYHDLKWISEDVVARLIKISKTMEYLTEENNKIDEVVNKMVPEDHIVSILYVEKLAGRTISADELEHIDREVSKIKQWVNELQNI from the coding sequence ATGCCTCCGAATATGGAGGATTATTTAACCGAAGATGAAGTGGAAGAATATTTAGATGGATTAAATACTAAAATTCCAACATTTATGGTAGAATTGCTAAGAAAAAATCTAAGAGATAAAAAATTAAATAAAGATCAATTGGACAGGATTGTGGATCGGGTTTTTAATATATATATGGGTAAAAAACCAGAAGACAAAAAAATAAAAGAACTAAATAATAAACTTAATGAATTATCTAGTAAATTGGATGCATTACTTAAACTTGCTACAATATCCTCCGCGACCAAGATTTCTAGCGAACTTGAAGAAGAATTAAATGAAAAAGGACAGGGCAAAGATGGAGAAATCGATGTTCAAGATGCGATATTATCCGATTCTGAACACATTGCAATAAATTCAGACGATGCAGACAGGGTAGATGAATCGTCTGACAAAAATATGGTATTGGGTAACGAAAAAGATTTATCAATAGTCCGTAGTAAAAATAAGGTGCAAGGTACATATAAACTTGAGAGTCTATCTGAGGATCCGCTGTCCACTGTTTTGGCATTTAAATGGATTGAATTTTTAGCAGGTCGGGTCGGCATAAATAATTTAATGAATATGTTAGACTATTATCATGATCTCAAATGGATATCAGAAGATGTTGTAGCTCGATTGATAAAAATATCTAAAACTATGGAATACTTAACTGAAGAAAATAATAAAATTGACGAAGTTGTTAATAAAATGGTACCTGAAGATCATATCGTTTCAATACTTTATGTTGAAAAATTAGCTGGTCGGACAATATCTGCTGATGAATTAGAGCATATAGATAGGGAAGTAAGTAAGATTAAACAATGGGTTAATGAATTACAAAATATATAA
- a CDS encoding FlaD/FlaE family flagellar protein: protein MNTPVALSSLLFETRQVTKLRDIPEDPISIIYTLKWLDYLSERVSTSNVSNAVKIYYNLGWISDEVVLQLLTYLKGIKKDNYDLKDNSCKLTITDHLVSLLFIERINGKKTSGETLDTIEWEIRKIKEGVEQSYGI, encoded by the coding sequence ATGAATACCCCAGTAGCATTATCTTCATTATTGTTTGAAACACGACAAGTAACCAAGTTGAGAGATATTCCGGAAGACCCGATATCTATAATATATACATTAAAATGGTTAGACTATTTATCCGAGAGGGTTAGCACCTCAAATGTGTCAAATGCTGTAAAAATATATTATAATTTAGGTTGGATATCTGATGAAGTAGTATTGCAATTATTAACATATTTAAAAGGAATTAAAAAAGATAACTACGATTTGAAAGATAATTCATGCAAACTTACAATAACTGATCATCTGGTTTCATTACTATTTATTGAAAGAATAAATGGTAAAAAAACATCTGGTGAAACACTCGATACAATAGAGTGGGAAATAAGAAAAATAAAAGAGGGGGTTGAACAATCATATGGGATTTAG
- a CDS encoding flagellar protein F, producing the protein MNNHMGFSSIAGFLVLISTLLACSLYLYDNVDSSLTEINSAYSEYIEHLSDKSDEKLIITSVVGVDGNIYINVLNNGSLTNEPYKWTALYNGTPKGISIDSNITYLTPLNNVTITIIGTAPARICIVSEYGNKYYYYLN; encoded by the coding sequence TTGAACAATCATATGGGATTTAGTTCAATTGCTGGATTTTTGGTATTGATATCGACATTATTGGCATGTTCATTATATCTGTATGATAATGTGGACTCAAGCCTGACTGAAATAAATAGTGCATATTCTGAATATATCGAACATTTGAGCGATAAATCAGATGAAAAATTAATAATAACTTCGGTCGTGGGTGTTGATGGTAATATATATATTAATGTGTTAAATAATGGCTCATTAACTAATGAACCATATAAATGGACAGCATTATACAATGGTACTCCAAAAGGAATTAGCATCGATTCAAATATAACATACCTAACTCCATTAAATAATGTGACCATTACAATAATAGGGACGGCCCCTGCCAGGATATGTATTGTGTCAGAATATGGAAATAAATATTATTATTATTTAAATTAA
- a CDS encoding flagellar protein G, translating into MASNTFSEIIMFVVVLIIAASVSGILVANTHQISLGMATKGEVISSKLSNIFEIINDPENIPRNESTGIISIYIKNTGKTPFVFNSGVTTVLIDGDIKTINYMTAISSASNEMLDPSKIGRIDVEYNTTGYHRLKVVSEYGGARTLKMHIQ; encoded by the coding sequence ATGGCATCTAATACATTCTCGGAAATTATTATGTTTGTTGTTGTTTTAATAATTGCCGCCTCAGTTTCGGGAATTCTTGTGGCCAATACTCACCAAATATCATTAGGTATGGCTACTAAGGGAGAGGTAATCTCGTCTAAATTATCCAATATTTTTGAAATTATCAATGATCCAGAAAATATTCCCAGAAATGAAAGCACCGGCATTATTTCAATATATATAAAAAACACGGGGAAAACACCATTTGTATTTAATTCTGGGGTTACAACCGTTCTTATTGATGGAGATATTAAAACAATAAATTATATGACTGCAATAAGTAGTGCCTCAAATGAAATGTTAGATCCGTCGAAAATTGGTAGAATCGATGTTGAATACAATACTACTGGATATCATAGGTTAAAAGTAGTTTCTGAATACGGTGGAGCCCGAACATTGAAAATGCATATCCAATGA
- a CDS encoding ATPase domain-containing protein, which translates to MKIAEIKIDRDDVHKRLGGGIPWGSIILIEGEESTGKSIISQRLTYGFLQNNHSVVYISTQLTTTEYLKQTRSLNYDMNKKLLYGDILYIPVYPLLSHNIRRENFIDKIMSTKLFYEKDIIIFDTLSSLILNDVSDITTHDLVAFFKRIVGMNKIIIYTINPKELSESMLLLLRTAATVIFKTEIYSFGNNIKNMIKIEKYNLALGPFQKSIIYRVDPKIGIAVEISSIA; encoded by the coding sequence ATGAAAATTGCAGAAATTAAAATTGATAGGGATGATGTTCACAAGAGATTGGGCGGAGGCATACCTTGGGGGAGCATAATTCTTATTGAGGGGGAAGAATCCACAGGGAAATCAATCATCTCTCAAAGACTTACTTATGGATTTCTACAAAATAACCACTCTGTCGTATATATCTCAACACAGTTAACAACCACGGAGTATTTGAAACAAACTAGGTCTTTGAATTATGACATGAACAAAAAACTTTTATATGGTGATATTTTATATATTCCCGTATATCCATTACTATCGCACAATATTCGAAGAGAAAACTTCATAGATAAAATTATGAGTACTAAACTATTCTATGAAAAAGATATAATTATATTTGATACATTATCTTCACTTATATTAAATGATGTAAGTGATATAACTACGCATGATTTAGTGGCTTTTTTTAAAAGAATTGTGGGTATGAATAAGATTATAATTTATACCATTAATCCAAAAGAACTTTCTGAATCCATGTTGCTATTACTGCGGACTGCAGCAACAGTAATATTTAAAACTGAAATTTATTCATTTGGGAATAATATTAAAAATATGATTAAAATTGAAAAATACAATTTAGCCCTAGGACCATTTCAAAAAAGCATAATATACCGAGTGGATCCGAAAATAGGTATTGCAGTGGAAATATCCTCCATAGCATAA